In Kosmotoga arenicorallina S304, a genomic segment contains:
- the serS gene encoding serine--tRNA ligase → MIDIKIVRNNPEIIENALKNRNADPALLEELLKIDVERRQVIAAADRKKAERNAISSNIAKLMSEGKKAEAQELKAKAKEISLEVKELNQRAGELDELLQMKLLYIPNIPHSSVPIGSDESENVVVRKWGEPRNFDFEPKPHWELGVQSEQMDFDRAARLSGSRFVVLRNHLAKLERALINFMLDLHTTEHGYQEVSLPHLVKRETMMSTGQLPKFEEEAYKTDPDDMFLIPTAEVPLVGQHRDEILELNSLPRRYTAYTPCYRREAGSYGRDVKGMIRVHQFDKVELVWFTLPEASYEALETLTENAEEVLKRLKLPYRVVSLCTGDLGFAAAKTYDLEVWLPSYNTYREISSCSNVEDFQARRGNIRFRDKDNKLKFVHTLNGSGLAVGRTLVAIVENYQLPDGRIRVPEALIPYMGLEVIG, encoded by the coding sequence GTGATAGATATAAAAATAGTTAGAAACAATCCAGAGATAATTGAAAACGCCCTCAAAAATCGAAACGCCGATCCAGCTCTGCTTGAAGAACTTCTGAAGATCGATGTAGAAAGGCGTCAGGTCATTGCAGCTGCTGACAGGAAGAAAGCCGAAAGAAACGCAATTTCATCGAATATCGCAAAATTGATGTCTGAAGGGAAGAAAGCAGAGGCTCAGGAGCTAAAAGCGAAAGCGAAGGAAATATCTCTAGAGGTCAAAGAGCTTAATCAAAGAGCTGGTGAGCTCGATGAACTTCTCCAAATGAAACTTCTTTATATTCCCAACATACCGCATTCTAGTGTACCCATCGGGTCTGACGAAAGCGAAAACGTAGTGGTGAGAAAATGGGGAGAACCCAGGAATTTCGATTTTGAACCCAAACCTCATTGGGAACTTGGAGTCCAGAGTGAACAGATGGATTTCGACAGAGCTGCCAGATTAAGCGGTTCAAGGTTTGTGGTCTTGAGAAATCATCTGGCAAAACTCGAGAGAGCTCTGATAAATTTCATGCTTGATCTTCATACCACTGAGCACGGTTATCAGGAAGTGTCTCTACCGCATTTAGTAAAACGGGAAACCATGATGTCAACGGGGCAATTGCCAAAGTTCGAAGAAGAGGCTTACAAAACAGACCCGGATGATATGTTTTTAATCCCAACGGCAGAAGTACCTCTAGTAGGACAACATCGTGACGAAATCCTTGAACTGAACAGCTTGCCAAGAAGATATACAGCTTACACTCCCTGTTACAGGCGAGAAGCGGGTAGCTATGGACGAGATGTAAAGGGTATGATAAGAGTACATCAATTTGACAAGGTTGAACTCGTCTGGTTTACCCTTCCGGAAGCTTCTTATGAAGCCCTTGAAACCCTTACGGAAAACGCTGAGGAAGTGTTGAAAAGGTTAAAGCTTCCATATAGAGTGGTATCCCTGTGCACCGGTGATCTAGGTTTCGCTGCCGCCAAAACCTATGATCTGGAAGTATGGCTTCCTTCTTACAACACATATAGGGAAATTTCTTCATGTAGTAATGTAGAGGACTTTCAGGCGAGAAGAGGGAATATACGCTTTAGAGACAAAGATAACAAATTGAAATTTGTACATACACTTAATGGTTCTGGATTGGCAGTTGGTAGAACACTAGTTGCTATTGTTGAAAACTACCAGCTTCCGGATGGCAGAATAAGAGTACCGGAAGCTCTTATCCCTTATATGGGATTGGAGGTAATTGGTTGA